In Antechinus flavipes isolate AdamAnt ecotype Samford, QLD, Australia chromosome 3, AdamAnt_v2, whole genome shotgun sequence, a genomic segment contains:
- the POLD1 gene encoding DNA polymerase delta catalytic subunit isoform X6 codes for MESKRRPAPSAGLPGAKRPRGGGGSWAEEDEAPASQFEEELALMEEMEAERRLQEQEEEELHVPPEGAAMGQLPPSVRDARWLRPAPPALDPQTQALVFQQLEIDHYVGSPLLPPPPGAPEAAPILRAFGVTQAGVSVCCHIRGFAPYFYVPAPSGFGPEHLGDLQRELNAAVSREQRGGKELKGPAVLGVELCTRESMYGYLGRGPSPFLRVTLALPRLVAPARRLLENGIRLPGLGSPSFPPYEANVDFEIRFMVDADIVGCNWIELPAGKYQLRTEGKATLCQLEADVTWSDVVSHPPEGPWQQIAPLRVLSFDIECAGRKGIFPEPERDPVIQICSVGLRWGEPEPFLRLALTLRPCAPILGARVLSFEREEELLEAWASFVRTMDPDVITGYNIQNFDLPYLISRAQTLKVSSFPFLGRISGLRSQIRDSSFQSKQTGRRDSKVVSMTGRVQMDMLQVLLREHKLRSYTLNAVSFHFLGEQKEDVQHSIITDLQNGNDQSRRRLAVYCLKDALLPLRLLERLMVLVNAVEMARVTGVPLGYLLTRGQQVKVVSQLLRQAVREGLVMPVVKTEGGEDFTGATVIEPLKGYYDVPIATLDFSSLYPSIMMAHNLCYTTLLRPGTAQKLGLTPDEFIKTPTGNEFVKASVRKGLLPQILENLLSARKRAKAELAKETDPLRRQVLDGRQLALKVSANSVYGFTGAQVGKLPCVEISQSVTGFGRQMIKKTKQLVESKYTVENGYSADAKVVYGDTDSVMCRFGVPSVAEAMALGREAADWVSGHFIAPIRLEFEKVYFPYLLISKKRYAGLLFSSRPDSHDKMDCKGLEAVRRDNCPLVANLVTSSLRRLLIDRDPSGAVAHAQDVISDLLCNRIDISQLVITKELTRAAADYAGKQAHVELAERMRKRDPGSAPGLGDRVPYVIISAAKGVAAYMKSEDPLFVLEHSLPIDTQYYLEQQLAKPLLRIFEPILGEGRAEAVLLRGEHTRCKTVLTAKVGGLLAFATRRSSCIGCRAVLSHHGAVCKFCLPRESELYQKEVAHLSALEERFSRLWTQCQRCQGSLHEDVLCTSRDCPIFYMRKKVQKDLDDQEQLLARFGPPGPASW; via the exons ATGGAGTCGAAGCGGCGGCCGGCCCCCAGCGCCGGGCTGCCCGGGGCCAAGCGCCCGCGTGGGGGCGGCGGGTCCTGGGCCGAGGAGGACGAGGCGCCCGCGTCCCAGTTTGAGGAGGAGCTGGCCCTGATGGAGGAGATGGAGGCTGAGCGGAGGCtgcaggagcaggaggaggaggagctccACGTGCCCCCCGAAGGGGCTGCCATGG GGCAGCTGCCTCCGTCCGTCCGCGACGCCCGCTGGCTCCGGCCCGCCCCGCCAGCCCTGGACCCCCAGACGCAGGCCCTGGTCTTTCAGCAGCTCGAGATCGACCACTACGTGG GCTCCCCGCTGCTGCCGCCGCCCCCCGGGGCCCCCGAAGCGGCTCCCATCCTCCGGGCCTTCGGGGTCACACAGGCCGGAGTCTCCGTCTGCTGCCACATCCGCGGCTTCGCCCCCTATTTCTACGTGCCCGCGCCCTCTG GCTTCGGCCCCGAGCACCTGGGGGACCTGCAGCGGGAGCTGAACGCCGCCGTGAGCCGGGAGCAGCGCGGGGGCAAGGAGCTGAAGGGGCCCGCCGTGCTGGGCGTGGAGCTCTGCACCCGCGAGA gcATGTACGGCTACCTGGGCCGCGGCCCCTCGCCCTTTCTGCGCGTGACCCTGGCGCTGCCGCGCCTCGTGGCCCCCGCCCGGCGcctgctggagaatggcatccgCCTGCCCGGCCTCGGCTCCCCCAGCTTCCCGCCCTACGAAGCCAACGTGGACTTTGAGATCCG GTTCATGGTGGACGCCGACATCGTTGGATGCAATTGGATCGAGCTCCCGGCGGGGAAGTACCAGCTGCGGACCGAGGGGAAG GCCACGCTGTGCCAGCTGGAGGCGGACGTGACGTGGTCGGACGTGGTCAGCCACCCCCCCGAGGGGCCCTGGCAGCAGATCGCCCCCCTCAGGGTGCTGAGCTTCGACATCGAATGTGCCGGGAGGAAAG GCATCTTCCCGGAGCCGGAGCGGGACCCCGTGATCCAGATCTGTTCCGTGGGCCTCCGCTGGGGGGAGCCAGAGCCCTTCCTGCGCCTCGCCCTGACCCTGCGCCCCTGCGCCCCCATTCTGGGGGCCCGCGTCCTCAGCTTCGAGCGCGAAGAAGAGCTTCTCGAG GCCTGGGCCTCCTTCGTCCGCACCATGGACCCCGACGTCATAACGGGCTATAACATCCAGAACTTCGACCTGCCCTACCTCATCTCCAGGGCGCAGACCCTCAAG gTCTCGTCCTTCCCCTTCCTGGGCCGGATCTCCGGCCTCCGCTCCCAGATCCGCGACTCTTCCTTCCAGTCCAAGCAGACGGGCCGGCGAGACAGCAAAGTGGTCAGCATGACGGGGCGGGTGCAGATGGACATGCTGCAG GTCTTGCTGCGGGAGCACAAGCTCCGCTCCTACACCCTCAACGCGGTCAGCTTCCACTTCCTGGGGGAGCAGAAGGAGGACGTGCAGCACAGCATCATCACCGACCTGCAG AACGGGAACGACCAGTCCCGCCGCCGCCTGGCCGTGTACTGCCTGAAGGACGCCCTCCTGCCCCTCCGGCTCCTCGAGCGCCTCATGGTCCTGGTCAACGCCGTGGAGATGGCCAGAGTCACGGGCGTCCCCCTGGGCTACCTGCTGACCCGGGGCCAGCAGGTCAAGGTCGTGTCCCAGCTCCTCCGCCAG gcgGTTCGGGAGGGCCTCGTGATGCCCGTGGTGAAGACGGAGGGCGGGGAGGACTTCACGGGAGCCACGGTGATCGAGCCTCTGAAAGG GTACTACGACGTCCCCATCGCCACCCTGGACTTCTCCTCCCTGTACCCCTCCATCATGATGGCCCACAACCTGTGCTACACGACGCTGCTGAGGCCGGGCACCGCGCAGAAGCTGGG CCTGACCCCCGACGAGTTCATAAAGACCCCGACGGGGAACGAGTTCGTGAAGGCCTCCGTGAGGAAAGGGCTCCTGCCGCAGATCTTGGAGAACCTGCTCAGTGCCCGCAAGAG GGCCAAGGCCGAGCTGGCCAAGGAGACGGACCCCCTGCGGCGGCAGGTCCTGGACGGGCGGCAGCTGGCCCTGAAGGTCAGCGCCAACTCCGTCTACGGCTTCACCGGGGCCCAGGTCGGGAAGCTGCCCTGCGTGGAGATCTCCCAG AGTGTCACTGGCTTCGGGCGACAGATGATCAAGAAGACCAAGCAGCTGGTGGAGTCCAAGTACACGGTGGAGAACGGGTACAGCGCCGACGCCAAG GTGGTGTACGGAGACACGGACTCGGTGATGTGCCGTTTCGGGGTCCCCTCGGTGGCGGAGGCGATGGCGCTGGGCCGGGAGGCCGCCGACTGGGTGTCCGGCCACTTCATCGCGCCCATCCGGTTAGAGTTTGAGAAG GTCTACTTCCCGTACCTCCTCATCAGCAAGAAGCGCTACGCGGGCCTCCTGTTCTCCTCGCGCCCGGACTCCCACGACAAGATGGACTGCAAGGGGCTGGAGGCCGTGCGCCGGGACAACTGCCCGCTCGTGGCCAACCTGGTCACCTCCTCCCTGCGGCGCCTGCTCATCGACCG GGACCCCTCGGGCGCCGTGGCCCACGCCCAGGACGTCATCTCGGACCTGCTCTGCAACCGGATCGACATCTCGCAGCTGGTGATCACCAAGGAGCTGACCCGGGCCGCGGCCGACTACGCGGGGAAGCAGGCGCACGTGGAGCTGGCCGAGAG gaTGAGGAAACGAGACCCCGGCAGCGCCCCCGGCCTGGGGGACCGAGTGCCCTACGTCATCATCAGTGCGGCCAAGGGCGTGGCGGCCTACATGAAGTCAGAG GACCCCCTGTTTGTGTTGGAACACAGCCTGCCCATCGACACCCAGTATTACTTGGAGCAGCAGCTGGCAAAGCCCCTGCTGAGGATCTTCGAGCCCATCCTGGGCGAGGGCCGGGCCGAGGCCGTGCTGCTAC GCGGCGAGCACACCCGCTGCAAGACGGTGCTGACGGCCAAGGTCGGGGGGCTCCTGGCCTTCGCCACGCGCAGGAGCAGCTGCATCGGCTGCCGGGCCGTCCTCAGCCACCACG GAGCCGTGTGCAAGTTCTGCCTTCCCCGGGAGTCGGAGCTGTACCAGAAGGAG GTAGCGCACCTGAGCGCGCTGGAGGAGCGCTTCTCGCGCCTGTGGACGCAGTGCCAGCGCTGCCAGGGCAGCCTGCACGAGGACGTGCTCTGCACCAG ccGAGACTGCCCCATCTTCTACATGCGCAAGAAGGTGCAGAAGGACCTGGACGACCAAGAGCAGCTGCTGGCCCGCTTCGGGCCCCCCGGCCCGGCCTCCTGGTGA
- the POLD1 gene encoding DNA polymerase delta catalytic subunit isoform X5 encodes MESKRRPAPSAGLPGAKRPRGGGGSWAEEDEAPASQFEEELALMEEMEAERRLQEQEEEELHVPPEGAAMGQLPPSVRDARWLRPAPPALDPQTQALVFQQLEIDHYVGSPLLPPPPGAPEAAPILRAFGVTQAGVSVCCHIRGFAPYFYVPAPSGFGPEHLGDLQRELNAAVSREQRGGKELKGPAVLGVELCTRESMYGYLGRGPSPFLRVTLALPRLVAPARRLLENGIRLPGLGSPSFPPYEANVDFEIRFMVDADIVGCNWIELPAGKYQLRTEGKATLCQLEADVTWSDVVSHPPEGPWQQIAPLRVLSFDIECAGRKGIFPEPERDPVIQICSVGLRWGEPEPFLRLALTLRPCAPILGARVLSFEREEELLEAWASFVRTMDPDVITGYNIQNFDLPYLISRAQTLKVSSFPFLGRISGLRSQIRDSSFQSKQTGRRDSKVVSMTGRVQMDMLQVLLREHKLRSYTLNAVSFHFLGEQKEDVQHSIITDLQNGNDQSRRRLAVYCLKDALLPLRLLERLMVLVNAVEMARVTGVPLGYLLTRGQQVKVVSQLLRQAVREGLVMPVVKTEGGEDFTGATVIEPLKGYYDVPIATLDFSSLYPSIMMAHNLCYTTLLRPGTAQKLGLTPDEFIKTPTGNEFVKASVRKGLLPQILENLLSARKRAKAELAKETDPLRRQVLDGRQLALKVSANSVYGFTGAQVGKLPCVEISQSVTGFGRQMIKKTKQLVESKYTVENGYSADAKVVYGDTDSVMCRFGVPSVAEAMALGREAADWVSGHFIAPIRLEFEKVYFPYLLISKKRYAGLLFSSRPDSHDKMDCKGLEAVRRDNCPLVANLVTSSLRRLLIDRDPSGAVAHAQDVISDLLCNRIDISQLVITKELTRAAADYAGKQAHVELAERMRKRDPGSAPGLGDRVPYVIISAAKGVAAYMKSEDPLFVLEHSLPIDTQYYLEQQLAKPLLRIFEPILGEGRAEAVLLRGEHTRCKTVLTAKVGGLLAFATRRSSCIGCRAVLSHHGAVCKFCLPRESELYQKEVAHLSALEERFSRLWTQCQRCQGSLHEDVLCTSRDCPIFYMRKKVQKDLDDQEQLLARFGPPGPASW; translated from the exons ATGGAGTCGAAGCGGCGGCCGGCCCCCAGCGCCGGGCTGCCCGGGGCCAAGCGCCCGCGTGGGGGCGGCGGGTCCTGGGCCGAGGAGGACGAGGCGCCCGCGTCCCAGTTTGAGGAGGAGCTGGCCCTGATGGAGGAGATGGAGGCTGAGCGGAGGCtgcaggagcaggaggaggaggagctccACGTGCCCCCCGAAGGGGCTGCCATGG GGCAGCTGCCTCCGTCCGTCCGCGACGCCCGCTGGCTCCGGCCCGCCCCGCCAGCCCTGGACCCCCAGACGCAGGCCCTGGTCTTTCAGCAGCTCGAGATCGACCACTACGTGG GCTCCCCGCTGCTGCCGCCGCCCCCCGGGGCCCCCGAAGCGGCTCCCATCCTCCGGGCCTTCGGGGTCACACAGGCCGGAGTCTCCGTCTGCTGCCACATCCGCGGCTTCGCCCCCTATTTCTACGTGCCCGCGCCCTCTG GCTTCGGCCCCGAGCACCTGGGGGACCTGCAGCGGGAGCTGAACGCCGCCGTGAGCCGGGAGCAGCGCGGGGGCAAGGAGCTGAAGGGGCCCGCCGTGCTGGGCGTGGAGCTCTGCACCCGCGAGA gcATGTACGGCTACCTGGGCCGCGGCCCCTCGCCCTTTCTGCGCGTGACCCTGGCGCTGCCGCGCCTCGTGGCCCCCGCCCGGCGcctgctggagaatggcatccgCCTGCCCGGCCTCGGCTCCCCCAGCTTCCCGCCCTACGAAGCCAACGTGGACTTTGAGATCCG GTTCATGGTGGACGCCGACATCGTTGGATGCAATTGGATCGAGCTCCCGGCGGGGAAGTACCAGCTGCGGACCGAGGGGAAG GCCACGCTGTGCCAGCTGGAGGCGGACGTGACGTGGTCGGACGTGGTCAGCCACCCCCCCGAGGGGCCCTGGCAGCAGATCGCCCCCCTCAGGGTGCTGAGCTTCGACATCGAATGTGCCGGGAGGAAAG GCATCTTCCCGGAGCCGGAGCGGGACCCCGTGATCCAGATCTGTTCCGTGGGCCTCCGCTGGGGGGAGCCAGAGCCCTTCCTGCGCCTCGCCCTGACCCTGCGCCCCTGCGCCCCCATTCTGGGGGCCCGCGTCCTCAGCTTCGAGCGCGAAGAAGAGCTTCTCGAG GCCTGGGCCTCCTTCGTCCGCACCATGGACCCCGACGTCATAACGGGCTATAACATCCAGAACTTCGACCTGCCCTACCTCATCTCCAGGGCGCAGACCCTCAAG gTCTCGTCCTTCCCCTTCCTGGGCCGGATCTCCGGCCTCCGCTCCCAGATCCGCGACTCTTCCTTCCAGTCCAAGCAGACGGGCCGGCGAGACAGCAAAGTGGTCAGCATGACGGGGCGGGTGCAGATGGACATGCTGCAG GTCTTGCTGCGGGAGCACAAGCTCCGCTCCTACACCCTCAACGCGGTCAGCTTCCACTTCCTGGGGGAGCAGAAGGAGGACGTGCAGCACAGCATCATCACCGACCTGCAG AACGGGAACGACCAGTCCCGCCGCCGCCTGGCCGTGTACTGCCTGAAGGACGCCCTCCTGCCCCTCCGGCTCCTCGAGCGCCTCATGGTCCTGGTCAACGCCGTGGAGATGGCCAGAGTCACGGGCGTCCCCCTGGGCTACCTGCTGACCCGGGGCCAGCAGGTCAAGGTCGTGTCCCAGCTCCTCCGCCAG gcgGTTCGGGAGGGCCTCGTGATGCCCGTGGTGAAGACGGAGGGCGGGGAGGACTTCACGGGAGCCACGGTGATCGAGCCTCTGAAAGG GTACTACGACGTCCCCATCGCCACCCTGGACTTCTCCTCCCTGTACCCCTCCATCATGATGGCCCACAACCTGTGCTACACGACGCTGCTGAGGCCGGGCACCGCGCAGAAGCTGGG CCTGACCCCCGACGAGTTCATAAAGACCCCGACGGGGAACGAGTTCGTGAAGGCCTCCGTGAGGAAAGGGCTCCTGCCGCAGATCTTGGAGAACCTGCTCAGTGCCCGCAAGAG GGCCAAGGCCGAGCTGGCCAAGGAGACGGACCCCCTGCGGCGGCAGGTCCTGGACGGGCGGCAGCTGGCCCTGAAGGTCAGCGCCAACTCCGTCTACGGCTTCACCGGGGCCCAGGTCGGGAAGCTGCCCTGCGTGGAGATCTCCCAG AGTGTCACTGGCTTCGGGCGACAGATGATCAAGAAGACCAAGCAGCTGGTGGAGTCCAAGTACACGGTGGAGAACGGGTACAGCGCCGACGCCAAG GTGGTGTACGGAGACACGGACTCGGTGATGTGCCGTTTCGGGGTCCCCTCGGTGGCGGAGGCGATGGCGCTGGGCCGGGAGGCCGCCGACTGGGTGTCCGGCCACTTCATCGCGCCCATCCGGTTAGAGTTTGAGAAG GTCTACTTCCCGTACCTCCTCATCAGCAAGAAGCGCTACGCGGGCCTCCTGTTCTCCTCGCGCCCGGACTCCCACGACAAGATGGACTGCAAGGGGCTGGAGGCCGTGCGCCGGGACAACTGCCCGCTCGTGGCCAACCTGGTCACCTCCTCCCTGCGGCGCCTGCTCATCGACCG GGACCCCTCGGGCGCCGTGGCCCACGCCCAGGACGTCATCTCGGACCTGCTCTGCAACCGGATCGACATCTCGCAGCTGGTGATCACCAAGGAGCTGACCCGGGCCGCGGCCGACTACGCGGGGAAGCAGGCGCACGTGGAGCTGGCCGAGAG GATGAGGAAACGAGACCCCGGCAGCGCCCCCGGCCTGGGGGACCGAGTGCCCTACGTCATCATCAGTGCGGCCAAGGGCGTGGCGGCCTACATGAAGTCAGAG GACCCCCTGTTTGTGTTGGAACACAGCCTGCCCATCGACACCCAGTATTACTTGGAGCAGCAGCTGGCAAAGCCCCTGCTGAGGATCTTCGAGCCCATCCTGGGCGAGGGCCGGGCCGAGGCCGTGCTGCTAC GCGGCGAGCACACCCGCTGCAAGACGGTGCTGACGGCCAAGGTCGGGGGGCTCCTGGCCTTCGCCACGCGCAGGAGCAGCTGCATCGGCTGCCGGGCCGTCCTCAGCCACCACG GAGCCGTGTGCAAGTTCTGCCTTCCCCGGGAGTCGGAGCTGTACCAGAAGGAG GTAGCGCACCTGAGCGCGCTGGAGGAGCGCTTCTCGCGCCTGTGGACGCAGTGCCAGCGCTGCCAGGGCAGCCTGCACGAGGACGTGCTCTGCACCAG ccGAGACTGCCCCATCTTCTACATGCGCAAGAAGGTGCAGAAGGACCTGGACGACCAAGAGCAGCTGCTGGCCCGCTTCGGGCCCCCCGGCCCGGCCTCCTGGTGA
- the POLD1 gene encoding DNA polymerase delta catalytic subunit isoform X7 gives MESKRRPAPSAGLPGAKRPRGGGGSWAEEDEAPASQFEEELALMEEMEAERRLQEQEEEELHVPPEGAAMGQLPPSVRDARWLRPAPPALDPQTQALVFQQLEIDHYVGSPLLPPPPGAPEAAPILRAFGVTQAGVSVCCHIRGFAPYFYVPAPSGFGPEHLGDLQRELNAAVSREQRGGKELKGPAVLGVELCTRESMYGYLGRGPSPFLRVTLALPRLVAPARRLLENGIRLPGLGSPSFPPYEANVDFEIRFMVDADIVGCNWIELPAGKYQLRTEGKATLCQLEADVTWSDVVSHPPEGPWQQIAPLRVLSFDIECAGRKGIFPEPERDPVIQICSVGLRWGEPEPFLRLALTLRPCAPILGARVLSFEREEELLEAWASFVRTMDPDVITGYNIQNFDLPYLISRAQTLKVSSFPFLGRISGLRSQIRDSSFQSKQTGRRDSKVVSMTGRVQMDMLQVLLREHKLRSYTLNAVSFHFLGEQKEDVQHSIITDLQNGNDQSRRRLAVYCLKDALLPLRLLERLMVLVNAVEMARVTGVPLGYLLTRGQQVKVVSQLLRQAVREGLVMPVVKTEGGEDFTGATVIEPLKGYYDVPIATLDFSSLYPSIMMAHNLCYTTLLRPGTAQKLGLTPDEFIKTPTGNEFVKASVRKGLLPQILENLLSARKRAKAELAKETDPLRRQVLDGRQLALKVSANSVYGFTGAQVGKLPCVEISQSVTGFGRQMIKKTKQLVESKYTVENGYSADAKVVYGDTDSVMCRFGVPSVAEAMALGREAADWVSGHFIAPIRLEFEKVYFPYLLISKKRYAGLLFSSRPDSHDKMDCKGLEAVRRDNCPLVANLVTSSLRRLLIDRDPSGAVAHAQDVISDLLCNRIDISQLVITKELTRAAADYAGKQAHVELAERMRKRDPGSAPGLGDRVPYVIISAAKGVAAYMKSEDPLFVLEHSLPIDTQYYLEQQLAKPLLRIFEPILGEGRAEAVLLRGEHTRCKTVLTAKVGGLLAFATRRSSCIGCRAVLSHHGAVCKFCLPRESELYQKEVAHLSALEERFSRLWTQCQRCQGSLHEDVLCTRLEDSQFSCQYSDGVFYDLDSGKPPSYLEPEGMVDSLWGWTEPPPSLAPAYEPFDPSAASLGQLQGVQLSYLPVGYAPGGQLEPAPGSGLGAYPEEDFRGQSQAPFAPFPSPGLSEDEEFPMDSPALEVSDSEAEEGLAAAGEGRGADAGARKKLRLYQFLLGLLTRGDMRECVWWVEPGAGVFQFSSKHKEALARLWGQQKGNRKRMTYQKLARALRNYAKTGEIRKVKRKLTYQFDSTLLTPRRA, from the exons ATGGAGTCGAAGCGGCGGCCGGCCCCCAGCGCCGGGCTGCCCGGGGCCAAGCGCCCGCGTGGGGGCGGCGGGTCCTGGGCCGAGGAGGACGAGGCGCCCGCGTCCCAGTTTGAGGAGGAGCTGGCCCTGATGGAGGAGATGGAGGCTGAGCGGAGGCtgcaggagcaggaggaggaggagctccACGTGCCCCCCGAAGGGGCTGCCATGG GGCAGCTGCCTCCGTCCGTCCGCGACGCCCGCTGGCTCCGGCCCGCCCCGCCAGCCCTGGACCCCCAGACGCAGGCCCTGGTCTTTCAGCAGCTCGAGATCGACCACTACGTGG GCTCCCCGCTGCTGCCGCCGCCCCCCGGGGCCCCCGAAGCGGCTCCCATCCTCCGGGCCTTCGGGGTCACACAGGCCGGAGTCTCCGTCTGCTGCCACATCCGCGGCTTCGCCCCCTATTTCTACGTGCCCGCGCCCTCTG GCTTCGGCCCCGAGCACCTGGGGGACCTGCAGCGGGAGCTGAACGCCGCCGTGAGCCGGGAGCAGCGCGGGGGCAAGGAGCTGAAGGGGCCCGCCGTGCTGGGCGTGGAGCTCTGCACCCGCGAGA gcATGTACGGCTACCTGGGCCGCGGCCCCTCGCCCTTTCTGCGCGTGACCCTGGCGCTGCCGCGCCTCGTGGCCCCCGCCCGGCGcctgctggagaatggcatccgCCTGCCCGGCCTCGGCTCCCCCAGCTTCCCGCCCTACGAAGCCAACGTGGACTTTGAGATCCG GTTCATGGTGGACGCCGACATCGTTGGATGCAATTGGATCGAGCTCCCGGCGGGGAAGTACCAGCTGCGGACCGAGGGGAAG GCCACGCTGTGCCAGCTGGAGGCGGACGTGACGTGGTCGGACGTGGTCAGCCACCCCCCCGAGGGGCCCTGGCAGCAGATCGCCCCCCTCAGGGTGCTGAGCTTCGACATCGAATGTGCCGGGAGGAAAG GCATCTTCCCGGAGCCGGAGCGGGACCCCGTGATCCAGATCTGTTCCGTGGGCCTCCGCTGGGGGGAGCCAGAGCCCTTCCTGCGCCTCGCCCTGACCCTGCGCCCCTGCGCCCCCATTCTGGGGGCCCGCGTCCTCAGCTTCGAGCGCGAAGAAGAGCTTCTCGAG GCCTGGGCCTCCTTCGTCCGCACCATGGACCCCGACGTCATAACGGGCTATAACATCCAGAACTTCGACCTGCCCTACCTCATCTCCAGGGCGCAGACCCTCAAG gTCTCGTCCTTCCCCTTCCTGGGCCGGATCTCCGGCCTCCGCTCCCAGATCCGCGACTCTTCCTTCCAGTCCAAGCAGACGGGCCGGCGAGACAGCAAAGTGGTCAGCATGACGGGGCGGGTGCAGATGGACATGCTGCAG GTCTTGCTGCGGGAGCACAAGCTCCGCTCCTACACCCTCAACGCGGTCAGCTTCCACTTCCTGGGGGAGCAGAAGGAGGACGTGCAGCACAGCATCATCACCGACCTGCAG AACGGGAACGACCAGTCCCGCCGCCGCCTGGCCGTGTACTGCCTGAAGGACGCCCTCCTGCCCCTCCGGCTCCTCGAGCGCCTCATGGTCCTGGTCAACGCCGTGGAGATGGCCAGAGTCACGGGCGTCCCCCTGGGCTACCTGCTGACCCGGGGCCAGCAGGTCAAGGTCGTGTCCCAGCTCCTCCGCCAG gcgGTTCGGGAGGGCCTCGTGATGCCCGTGGTGAAGACGGAGGGCGGGGAGGACTTCACGGGAGCCACGGTGATCGAGCCTCTGAAAGG GTACTACGACGTCCCCATCGCCACCCTGGACTTCTCCTCCCTGTACCCCTCCATCATGATGGCCCACAACCTGTGCTACACGACGCTGCTGAGGCCGGGCACCGCGCAGAAGCTGGG CCTGACCCCCGACGAGTTCATAAAGACCCCGACGGGGAACGAGTTCGTGAAGGCCTCCGTGAGGAAAGGGCTCCTGCCGCAGATCTTGGAGAACCTGCTCAGTGCCCGCAAGAG GGCCAAGGCCGAGCTGGCCAAGGAGACGGACCCCCTGCGGCGGCAGGTCCTGGACGGGCGGCAGCTGGCCCTGAAGGTCAGCGCCAACTCCGTCTACGGCTTCACCGGGGCCCAGGTCGGGAAGCTGCCCTGCGTGGAGATCTCCCAG AGTGTCACTGGCTTCGGGCGACAGATGATCAAGAAGACCAAGCAGCTGGTGGAGTCCAAGTACACGGTGGAGAACGGGTACAGCGCCGACGCCAAG GTGGTGTACGGAGACACGGACTCGGTGATGTGCCGTTTCGGGGTCCCCTCGGTGGCGGAGGCGATGGCGCTGGGCCGGGAGGCCGCCGACTGGGTGTCCGGCCACTTCATCGCGCCCATCCGGTTAGAGTTTGAGAAG GTCTACTTCCCGTACCTCCTCATCAGCAAGAAGCGCTACGCGGGCCTCCTGTTCTCCTCGCGCCCGGACTCCCACGACAAGATGGACTGCAAGGGGCTGGAGGCCGTGCGCCGGGACAACTGCCCGCTCGTGGCCAACCTGGTCACCTCCTCCCTGCGGCGCCTGCTCATCGACCG GGACCCCTCGGGCGCCGTGGCCCACGCCCAGGACGTCATCTCGGACCTGCTCTGCAACCGGATCGACATCTCGCAGCTGGTGATCACCAAGGAGCTGACCCGGGCCGCGGCCGACTACGCGGGGAAGCAGGCGCACGTGGAGCTGGCCGAGAG GATGAGGAAACGAGACCCCGGCAGCGCCCCCGGCCTGGGGGACCGAGTGCCCTACGTCATCATCAGTGCGGCCAAGGGCGTGGCGGCCTACATGAAGTCAGAG GACCCCCTGTTTGTGTTGGAACACAGCCTGCCCATCGACACCCAGTATTACTTGGAGCAGCAGCTGGCAAAGCCCCTGCTGAGGATCTTCGAGCCCATCCTGGGCGAGGGCCGGGCCGAGGCCGTGCTGCTAC GCGGCGAGCACACCCGCTGCAAGACGGTGCTGACGGCCAAGGTCGGGGGGCTCCTGGCCTTCGCCACGCGCAGGAGCAGCTGCATCGGCTGCCGGGCCGTCCTCAGCCACCACG GAGCCGTGTGCAAGTTCTGCCTTCCCCGGGAGTCGGAGCTGTACCAGAAGGAG GTAGCGCACCTGAGCGCGCTGGAGGAGCGCTTCTCGCGCCTGTGGACGCAGTGCCAGCGCTGCCAGGGCAGCCTGCACGAGGACGTGCTCTGCACCAG GTTGGAGGATTCCCAGTTTTCCTGCCAG TACTCAGATGGGGTCTTCTACGATCTGGACAGCGGCAAGCCCCCGAGCTACCTGGAGCCCGAAGGCATGGTGG ACTCCCTGTGGGGCTGGACAGAGCCCCCACCCAGCCTGGCTCCGGCCTACGAGCCCTTCGACCCCTCGGCGGCCTCCCTTGGCCAACTGCAGGGCGTCCAGCTCTCCTATCTGCCCGTGGGCTACGCCCCCGGGGGGCAGTTGGAGCCGGCCCCGGGCTCCGGGCTCGGCGCCTACCCCGAGGAGGACTTCAGGGGGCAG TCGCAGGCCCCGTTCGCCCCCTTCCCCAGCCCGGGCTTGTCTGAGGATGAGGAGTTCCCGATGGACAGCCCAGCCCTGGAGGTGTCCGACAGCGAGGCGGAAGAGGGCCTGGCGGCTGCAGGGGAAGGCAGGGGAGCCGATGCAG GTGCCCGGAAGAAGCTGCGCCTCTACCAGTTCCTGCTGGGGCTGCTGACGCGGGGGGACATGCGGGAGTGCGTGTGGTGGGTAGAGCCGGGCGCCGGCGTCTTCCAGTTCTCCTCCAAGCACAAGGAGGCGCTGGCCAGGCTCTGGGGCCAGCAGAAGGGCAACCGCAAGCGGATGACCTACCAGAAGCTGGCGCGGGCCCTGCGCAACTACGCCAAGACGGGGGAGATCCGCAAGGTCAAGAGGAAGCTCACCTACCAGTTCGACAGCACCCTGCTGACCCCCCGGCGGGCGTGA